CGAAATATACTCTGGTTGAAGTTAACAAAAATACAAATATTAATTCATATGATGATCTGAAAGAATGGATTATAAAGCTTGACGAAAATACATATATCTATTATCCTAAAACCTTTTTAAATCAAAAAGGAGTTGAAGTAAAAATTCTTGAAAATAATACGGATTATACAATTGAAGAGATAATTGAACAAATATATTTACTAACGAGAGTTGCTCATTCCACACCATATACAAATTATAAGCTTCCATATCCTTTGCATATAGCAAATAAAGTAGCTTTAACTGATTATGAGTGGAAATTATATATACCTTATTAAAATAACCCCTGATTTTCAGGGGTTATTTTAATAAGGGTAACGTAATTGGTTTTATTCCGACTTTTGCTGTATTTCTTCTATACTATCTTTATTTTTATAATAGATTCAGGGCTTCTATAAATTTGCCTTTTTTCTTTTCATCTTTTACAATTTCATCTAAAAAATGATGAAGAGCTTCTTTTTTAAAGTGAATTTCTCTGAATTTTTCGTCTTCTAAAAGTTCTTGCATTAAATCTTTATAACTTTTCATTTTATTGTCTTAATAGATTTCTTTAAAGACCATATACTCATTTTATCATACTCTTTATGCTATCATATATGATAACTAATATCAAGCAACTTTTTTGTAAATTTATAATTTGTCGTTTAATCAAATAAATCCCTATACATTCTAAATCACAGAACATATAGGGATTTTGAATAATAAAATTTATTGATAAATTTTGTAGTTTATTTTATATTTCTTTCCAACCATTCGTATCGTAATTTTCATACACAATTCTCTAATTTTTAAAATTTTCTTTTTATATAATAGTATCCAATTAAATTGTTTTCTTCCATATAGTCCATTTCTTCCTTTGTATAGATTTTTCCTTCTTCAGGCCTTTTTTCTAATTTTATTACAATAGCCTCTTCCCCAGGAGCAAAATAAATTTCTTTTCTTTCCAGAGGAATATCCAAATCAAACTGTTCTTTTATAAAATGTTTTATTGAATCGTGACCTATTGCAGAGTCCAAAGTCTGTTCATTCAGAGCGTTTTTTAAAAAATTATAAAACTTTTCTTTTGTAATTTTTTCTATATCAAAGTTTCCTGTTTCACTATCTTTTGAAAGTGGAATTATTATGGAATTTAGTAAGTAAACTTTTCTCTTTAAGGTAGCTTCTTTTTTCTCAAATAACTCTATATTATTTGATAATTCTTCAATTTCTCTTACATACGACAACAATAATTTTTTTAAGTTCTCTTTTTTGAAGTCATCAGTGCCTCTTCCGGCATGTGCAATTTTATTTCTTGTGTCTATAATATTTTTAGTTAGTTTATCCAATCTTTCTGCAATTTCATTTCTTTTTAAAGAATCTTCCCAAAATATTCTTTCTCTTTTTTCTTTATCATCATAGTATAATATTTGCCCTTTTGCTAATAGATGTAAATCAATTAAAAGTTCTCTAATCTGAATCATTGCTTCTGAATACATTTCCCATTTTAATAATAATTTTATGAAATTTGCCATAAATATAATTTTTTCCCTGGTTAATGTATTATCATTTTTTATTGAATCGATATTATAAAATAAATCTTCCACGATAATTTTTCTAAGAGTGGCCAAAAAATAATTAATAGGTTCTATGAAAAATAACTTTTCTGTGCTTTTTGAACAATTTCTAAATTCTATAATGCTATTATCCAAAATTTCCTTTATTTTTAGTATAGAATTTATAATTTTTTCAGGTGATGCTGGAATTTTTATAATATTATTAAAATTAGATAACTCAGTAGAAAGAGAAGAAAATTTCAATTTATTCACATTACATAATTTATTTGTTGCAACTAATTTCTGGATATTTCTTAAAGCTTTTTCTATTCTTTTTGTAATTCCATATTCTTTAAATTCCTCCAAAGCAAGGGTTAAGTTTGAAAGTTCTAATGTCGATGAAATATTAAGAATCGGTACTTCTGGAGGTTTGTTTTTAAATTCCTTTCTTATATCATAAGCACCATAATATAATATAATATTTTTTTCTTCAAAATCCTGCTGTAAATTTTTTAAATAAAAAATTACTCCAGTGGTAAAGGTTGATATATGCCTAAGACCATGAGTTAAATCAAAAATAATTTCTTTTTCCGAAAATTCACTTATTGACTTTTTTATAATTGAAATTATTTCTTCGAGTTCATTATAATTCCTTCCTTCTGGAATATTTTCAAAGGTTACACTTATTCCTTTTTGATGCAGATTATTTATTTCATTATTTATATTTTGACCATGTTCGCTATTAGGATTTTCCAGAAAATTTTCTTTAACTTCTTTTGTTATAAAGAATTTTATTTCAACATCATTTCCTCTTTCTTTTTCTAAATATGCATTAGCTAAAGGGCTTAAATAACTTTTAGCTTTTTTGTTTTCAGCTTCTAATCTATAATATAATGATTCATTATATCTTCCTTTTCCAAGAAAAGATAATAATAATATTTTTTCCATAAATTACCTCCTATATAAGTTCTAATAGATTTTTGCATTTATAGTCTTGATATTTTTGCATTATTTTCTCATATTC
This is a stretch of genomic DNA from Marinitoga piezophila KA3. It encodes these proteins:
- a CDS encoding STIV orfB116 family protein, with product MEKILLLSFLGKGRYNESLYYRLEAENKKAKSYLSPLANAYLEKERGNDVEIKFFITKEVKENFLENPNSEHGQNINNEINNLHQKGISVTFENIPEGRNYNELEEIISIIKKSISEFSEKEIIFDLTHGLRHISTFTTGVIFYLKNLQQDFEEKNIILYYGAYDIRKEFKNKPPEVPILNISSTLELSNLTLALEEFKEYGITKRIEKALRNIQKLVATNKLCNVNKLKFSSLSTELSNFNNIIKIPASPEKIINSILKIKEILDNSIIEFRNCSKSTEKLFFIEPINYFLATLRKIIVEDLFYNIDSIKNDNTLTREKIIFMANFIKLLLKWEMYSEAMIQIRELLIDLHLLAKGQILYYDDKEKRERIFWEDSLKRNEIAERLDKLTKNIIDTRNKIAHAGRGTDDFKKENLKKLLLSYVREIEELSNNIELFEKKEATLKRKVYLLNSIIIPLSKDSETGNFDIEKITKEKFYNFLKNALNEQTLDSAIGHDSIKHFIKEQFDLDIPLERKEIYFAPGEEAIVIKLEKRPEEGKIYTKEEMDYMEENNLIGYYYIKRKF